The following are encoded together in the Bubalus kerabau isolate K-KA32 ecotype Philippines breed swamp buffalo chromosome 3, PCC_UOA_SB_1v2, whole genome shotgun sequence genome:
- the LOC129647634 gene encoding 60S ribosomal protein L27-like isoform X3: protein MLVLAGHYSERKAVIMKNIDDGTSDRIYNHVLVAGIDCYPCKVTSAIDKKKTAKKSKIKSSAKVYHSNQLRPTNYSVDNPLDKAVVNEDVFREPVLKHKAKREAKFKSKERYKTGKNRWFSQKLQF from the coding sequence ATGCTGGTCCTGGCTGGTCACTACTCCGAACGCAAAGCAGTCATCATGAAGAACATTGATGATGGGACCTCAGACCGGATCTACAACCATGTTCTGGTGGCTGGAATTGATTGCTATCCCTGCAAAGTGACAAGTGCCATAGACAAGAAGAAAACTGCCAAGAAGTCAAAGATTAAATCTTCTGCGAAAGTTTATCATTCCAATCAACTCAGGCCCACAAACTACTCTGTGGATAACCCCTTGGACAAAGCTGTAGTCAACGAGGACGTCTTCAGAGAACCTGTTCTCAAACACAAGGCCAAACGAGAGGCCAAGTTCAAATCTAAGGAAAGATACAAGACTGGCAAGAACAGATGGTTCTCCCAAAAGCTGCAGTTTTAG
- the LOC129647634 gene encoding 60S ribosomal protein L27-like isoform X2 — protein MVTLHHDSTLRGCCQNAQVHDTQNVMLVLAGHYSERKAVIMKNIDDGTSDRIYNHVLVAGIDCYPCKVTSAIDKKKTAKKSKIKSSAKVYHSNQLRPTNYSVDNPLDKAVVNEDVFREPVLKHKAKREAKFKSKERYKTGKNRWFSQKLQF, from the exons ATGGTGACGCTTCACCATGACTCCA CCCTGAGAGGTTGCTGCCAAAATGCGCAAGTTCATGATACCCAGAATGTGATGCTGGTCCTGGCTGGTCACTACTCCGAACGCAAAGCAGTCATCATGAAGAACATTGATGATGGGACCTCAGACCGGATCTACAACCATGTTCTGGTGGCTGGAATTGATTGCTATCCCTGCAAAGTGACAAGTGCCATAGACAAGAAGAAAACTGCCAAGAAGTCAAAGATTAAATCTTCTGCGAAAGTTTATCATTCCAATCAACTCAGGCCCACAAACTACTCTGTGGATAACCCCTTGGACAAAGCTGTAGTCAACGAGGACGTCTTCAGAGAACCTGTTCTCAAACACAAGGCCAAACGAGAGGCCAAGTTCAAATCTAAGGAAAGATACAAGACTGGCAAGAACAGATGGTTCTCCCAAAAGCTGCAGTTTTAG
- the LOC129647634 gene encoding 60S ribosomal protein L27-like isoform X1 encodes MATHSSILAWRIPWTEEPALRGCCQNAQVHDTQNVMLVLAGHYSERKAVIMKNIDDGTSDRIYNHVLVAGIDCYPCKVTSAIDKKKTAKKSKIKSSAKVYHSNQLRPTNYSVDNPLDKAVVNEDVFREPVLKHKAKREAKFKSKERYKTGKNRWFSQKLQF; translated from the exons atggcaacccactccagtattcttgcctggagaatcccctggacagaggaacctg CCCTGAGAGGTTGCTGCCAAAATGCGCAAGTTCATGATACCCAGAATGTGATGCTGGTCCTGGCTGGTCACTACTCCGAACGCAAAGCAGTCATCATGAAGAACATTGATGATGGGACCTCAGACCGGATCTACAACCATGTTCTGGTGGCTGGAATTGATTGCTATCCCTGCAAAGTGACAAGTGCCATAGACAAGAAGAAAACTGCCAAGAAGTCAAAGATTAAATCTTCTGCGAAAGTTTATCATTCCAATCAACTCAGGCCCACAAACTACTCTGTGGATAACCCCTTGGACAAAGCTGTAGTCAACGAGGACGTCTTCAGAGAACCTGTTCTCAAACACAAGGCCAAACGAGAGGCCAAGTTCAAATCTAAGGAAAGATACAAGACTGGCAAGAACAGATGGTTCTCCCAAAAGCTGCAGTTTTAG